The sequence below is a genomic window from bacterium.
CACTATCGGTAAAAATAATATATTCGTAACCCTTGTGCTTTATATAGTTTATTGCAAATTCTCTTATTTTAGCCGGCGTGTCTTCATATCTTATTTCCCTTATGTTTAGGCGGTATTTAGCCTTAAACTCATCCAGGCCAGCAAAACCGTCATTAATTAAGATTAAATCAAAGTCCTTATAAGTCTGCTTCTCTAAAGATGATAGATACTCGTCTATAAACTTTTCGATTCCGGAAAAAACTACACCTAAAACTGCGACCCTATTTTTGTGAGTCATTTCTCCTGCTTTACCTAAAATGGTATGGCTCATAAAGGTTACGGTTACAAGCCGAGATAGGCCTGTTCCCCGGCATAATTGATCTCTCTATTGGCAAATCCTCCCACACCAAGCAAGTATATACTTTTAGTTATGAGTTATGGGGGACGGTGGTGTAGGAAACAACTTATTTCTTCCCCCTTTAATCCTAAAGATGAGGCGTCAATCATTTCAGCTTTTTCCACCTTCTTCCTTCCTCTTCTTCAACTTTTCCCACCTCATTTATCGTAAAGCCTGTAATTCTGGTAATATCTTCTATACTCATCCCAAATTTAATCATATTTCTGGCTATTTCCTTTCTCCCTTTTTCCAGCCCTTCTTCTATCCCCTCTTTCCTCCCCTTTTCTATCCCTTCTTTTATCCCTTCTGTCCTCCCTTCCTCTATCCCCTCTTCTCTGGCACCTTCAATTATATCAATCTCACTGGCCAGATTCATTAAATATCTCCCATACCTCTTTTTTTCCGCTTTGCTCATCTTCAGGATGTCAAGCTTCTCTGTTACTTTCTTTATATTCTTTGACTTAAAATCATCTCTTATGCTCTCATTCTTTAAAAAGTATATCCATTCATCTAAGTCGCTCCGGATGACATTCTCAAACTTCTCTACTTCTATCAGATAATACTGGGGATAGATATCCTTTGTCTCTATTGTCTTTATTGTCTCTTTATCTTTACGCCTTAAAACTAAGGGGTTATTGGTATGTATCCCTCTAAACTCCGTATTTCCACAATAGACATAATCATCAACCTTTTCTCCTAAGGTAAAATATAATATACTAATTGATATTACCTTTTTTATCTTTTTATAAGGCTCGCCAAGTTTCAGGTTGTCTATAATCAGCTTTGATGTCCCATATAAAAGCCTCTCCAGATAATGAATTTCTCGCTCATTCTGTATCTCTATGATAATATATTCACCCTTATCATCAACCGTAAGTAGATCAACCCGGTTAAACTTATCGGTTTCATCTTCTCTGTTTGATTCACTTTCAAGTAGATTTATTATTTTTATATCCTTCTCTAAAAGTGCGGTTAGAAATCCCTCTAAGATATCAAAGTTTGATTTATCTCTCAAGATATGTTTCGCCGCCCAATCAAATCTTATCAGCCTTTTTTCTTCTACTTCTTGCATCTTATGATTGCCTCCTTAGGCCTTGATACTTTACTCTTCAGGTAGATAGACTGAAGACTGAAGGTTACTCAGGTGAAAAGTGTAAAGTGGCTATTTGGGCGATTGGCCACGAGGCCTCACTTTCTTTATTAATAGTATCGGCTATTTACCAGAAATTATTTAGCTTTGATTTTGAACGTTTTAAATGTTCTAAATATATTATACCAAGTTCTCTGGATTTTGTCAAGAAAAAAAATCATCCGTTTCATTCTTTCTCTCTGCTCAAAGTAACCTTTAAGTCTCTCTGTTATTATATCTGACATCTTTCATTCCTTCTCAAGCCCACCTAATACAGCTCGGCGAAAGTTACTGGGCGGTTTCCGTAGGGTTCGAGGATTCAAGGGTTGCGGGGATTTCGGCGAAAATTGACCGGAGCAGGACCATAAATTTATCAATGTCTTCCACATAAAGATAATCTCCATTAATAATTTTTGAGTATGCTTGAATCCCGATCGGTAATTTCTTCATTTGGCAGGGACCCCTTTTACCGTGATCCCATCGGCCACATCATTTACCACTACAGAACCGGCGGCTATTATAGCCTTTCTACCTATTTTAACTCCTTGAATAACTGTAGCCCCCGCGCCTATGAAAGCACTATCACCAATAGAAACACCTCCTGAAATTACGACCCCAGGACATAGGTGAACATGCCAACCAATATTACAATCGTGTTCAACTATAGCCCCGGTATTGATTATAGTATTTTCTCCAATGGAACAATCTGCCTGAACAATTGCCCCGGCCATTATCTGAACGCCTTCGGAGACTTGGATATCTTCCGAAATAATAGCTCGTGGATGGATCAAAATCGGTACAGAAAAACTTGCCTCTTTAACTTTCTCGTATAACATCTTTCTTTGGCTGTTATCTCTAATACTCCCTACGGCAATACAAGCATTCTTGATTCCTTTAGCATATAACTGGGGGAGCAAATCATCATTACCTAAAACGGATATCCCTGAGACGGATGAGCCTACTTTAAACTGCGAGTCTAATATCCCGACGATTTCGTATTGTCCAGAGAGTCTGATAAGCTCTATCAAAACCCTGGCGTGCCCTCCGCCCCCTATTATTATAATCTTTTCCATCGGTTTTCTTACCTTGCCTATTGGAGAAAGTATCTACCCTAAATCTTGTCCCGGCTAATTCAATAAAGGCACCCACTTCAGATTAATCTTTTATGTCCTCGTAAGTAATGAGTTGGATACTTAGTTCCTGACAACTCTTCTTCCCTTCTTCCTTCATATTCACGGCCACAAAGATCATTTTAGGTAGGATACCGGTTATTTGTTCATAAAATTTGGCCTTACGATGCAGAATGGTTACATCCCCTGAGCCTGCTGATGATTTTATCTCTACCAGATAGTCCTCTCCATCCTTAATTAAGATATCTCCTTGTATCTCCTGAGGATAGCCAAAGACAAATCCATCCTTGTCCTGAACTTTCCACTCTTTTACCTCTGTTACCTTAAGATTTTTTAAGAAAAGCTCCTTTAGGGTATTCCTGATAGTAGATTCAGCAAAGATTCCCCATCGGGCACCGACCGTATCTATTTTTATGTTCACATCTCGCAGGCCCTTATTCATCGCTGTCTCCAATCTAATTTCTAAATCCCTTATCGCCTTTGATTGGAGTTCAAAGCCCTTACGCATTTCTTGAACCAAAGATTCAGTTCTAATTTCTAAATCCCTTATCGCCTTTGAGTGCAACTCAAAACCTTGGTGCATCTCGGAAACTAAGGTCTCAAACCGGCGGTCCATGGCTTCAAACCTGCGATCCATGGCTTCAAACCTGCGATTGGCTTCCTCTCGACTAATCCGAATTTCTTCTAAGACCTGTCTTAATTCATCTTTGGTAGCTAATGTCTCGCTCAAAACAACTGATACCTCACGCCTGAATTGAGCATCTTTTTTCAGAAGTAAGGGCAGCCTCTCCAGGATATGCCTTT
It includes:
- a CDS encoding Rpn family recombination-promoting nuclease/putative transposase, whose amino-acid sequence is MQEVEEKRLIRFDWAAKHILRDKSNFDILEGFLTALLEKDIKIINLLESESNREDETDKFNRVDLLTVDDKGEYIIIEIQNEREIHYLERLLYGTSKLIIDNLKLGEPYKKIKKVISISILYFTLGEKVDDYVYCGNTEFRGIHTNNPLVLRRKDKETIKTIETKDIYPQYYLIEVEKFENVIRSDLDEWIYFLKNESIRDDFKSKNIKKVTEKLDILKMSKAEKKRYGRYLMNLASEIDIIEGAREEGIEEGRTEGIKEGIEKGRKEGIEEGLEKGRKEIARNMIKFGMSIEDITRITGFTINEVGKVEEEEGRRWKKLK
- a CDS encoding acetyltransferase, whose translation is MEKIIIIGGGGHARVLIELIRLSGQYEIVGILDSQFKVGSSVSGISVLGNDDLLPQLYAKGIKNACIAVGSIRDNSQRKMLYEKVKEASFSVPILIHPRAIISEDIQVSEGVQIMAGAIVQADCSIGENTIINTGAIVEHDCNIGWHVHLCPGVVISGGVSIGDSAFIGAGATVIQGVKIGRKAIIAAGSVVVNDVADGITVKGVPAK
- a CDS encoding DUF3782 domain-containing protein, with product MPGRMLKLKEEERHILERLPLLLKKDAQFRREVSVVLSETLATKDELRQVLEEIRISREEANRRFEAMDRRFEAMDRRFETLVSEMHQGFELHSKAIRDLEIRTESLVQEMRKGFELQSKAIRDLEIRLETAMNKGLRDVNIKIDTVGARWGIFAESTIRNTLKELFLKNLKVTEVKEWKVQDKDGFVFGYPQEIQGDILIKDGEDYLVEIKSSAGSGDVTILHRKAKFYEQITGILPKMIFVAVNMKEEGKKSCQELSIQLITYEDIKD